The segment GAGGCCTGGCTTCCGGACGAGGGGGCCGGGGCTTACTCGACCAGGGGACGCCTCCCCGAAATGCCGGCAGGCGTGCATCTGCACATCGGTTGGTTCGCGGAAACCTTGCAATCCTTCATGGAGACCACCTCCGAACCCTTGGCTTTCGCCAACATCGACTGCGACATCTATAGCTCGACAGTCGATGTGCTCGACGCTCTGTCGCAGCGGCTGACCGTCGGGACCGTCCTGGTGTTCGACGAGTACTTCGCCTATCCCGGCTGGCGGGCTCATGAATACAAAGCCTTCCAGGAATTGGTCGAACGGCGAGGATTGCGCTATCACACCGTCGCGCTCAGCCCCTTCACGCGCCAAGCAGCCATTCGGATCGAGGCTCTGGAGCAGAGGCTGGAGTGGATCGGCTCAAACTAAGGCGCCGAACCGCTGGATTCGGACGCCTGCGGACGTTACGTTGGACGTGGTCGGGCCGGTGTGCGCAGGTCGAGTCGGGGACCTCGCAACACCGCCAGGACCAGTCGAACACAACAGTCGAGATCCATCGAACGATGAGTGCAGTCATGATTTCAAATGGCCGCCGAGGTTGGCGCGGTGCAGCGGTCCTAGCGGTCTTGCTCAGCTTGAGCCTCGCCGCCTGCGGCGGAAACGGCGGCACCCGGACCGTCTACCCCGACGACGACCGGCGAGAGACTGGCGACAATGCTTACGATGTAAGCAGCGAAGGCGGCGTCTTCGGTCCCAGCGGCCTCGATATCTTCGGAAGTAACGACACTCCGGAAGGAGTCGCGGGAGGTACGGGTATCGGCGTCAATGCCTTCCTCTGGCGCGCTTCGCTCGACACGGTGTCATTCATGCCGCTGTCCTCGGCCGATCCCTTCGGTGGTGTGATCATCACGGACTGGTACTCCCCGCCGGAAAGCCCCGAGGAGCGCTTCAAGGTGAACGTCTTCATTCTGGGCCGGGATCTGCGTGCCGACGGCGTGCGTGCCCGTGTGTTCCGGCAGATCAACGGCGGCGGCGAGGGCGGTGTCACCTGGAAGGACGCGCAGGTCGGCGATACCACGGGCATCGACCTGGAGAACGCCATCCTGACCCGCGCAAGAGAACTGCGCATCGCCGCCCTGAACTGACGCTGTCTTGAACTGACGCCGCCCTAGAACGACACCCATCGGGACCGACGCCCAGGGAATGGCGTGGACCTGACCGATGCCGGAGCGACCGCACGCACAGATGAGCCGCTACAACGCGAAAGAGATCGAGGTCAAATGGCAGTCGGCTTGGTCCAACGCCGACTGTTTTCGGGCCGAGGAGGCGCCGGGCCGCGAGAAGTACTATGTGCTGGAAATGTTCCCCTACCCGTCGGGGCGCATCCACATGGGGCATGTGCGCAACTATACGATCGGCGACGTGATCGCCCGCTACAAACGCGCGCGCGGTTTTAACGTCCTGCATCCCATGGGCTGGGATGCCTTCGGCCTGCCGGCCGAGAATGCCGCAATGGAGCGCAAGATCCATCCGGCAAAGTGGACCTACGACAACATCGCGGCCATGCGCGATCAGCTCAAATCCATGGGCCTGTCGCTCGACTGGTCGCGCGAATTCGCAACCTGCGATCCCGAGTACTACGCCCAACAACAACGGCTTTTCCTGGAGTTCATGGCCCACGACCTGGTCTACCGGAAGGAGACCTGGGTCAACTGGGACCCGGTCGATCACACGGTGCTGGCCAACGAGCAGGTGATCGACGGCAAGGGCTGGCGCTCCGGCGCTCCGGTCGAGCGGCGGAACCTGCCCGGCTGGTTCTTCAAGATCACTGCCTTCGCCGAGGAACTGCTGGACGAGCTGCAGCGCATGGAGCGCTGGCCGGAGAAGGTGCGCCTGATGCAGGCCAACTGGATCGGCCGTTCCGAAGGCGCGCGGGTCTTCTTTCCGCTGGAAGGCGCTCCGGCCGCAGAGACTCACGGCCCGCTGGAAGTCTTCACCACCCGCCCCGATACGTTGTTCGGTGCCAGCTTCTGCGCCCTCTCGCCCCACCATCCCCTGACCGCGGCACTGGCGGCGACGGATCCCGACCTGCGCGCCTTCGTCGCCGAATGCGACCGCCTGGGCACCAGCGAGGAGGCGATCGAGACAGCCGAGAAACGCGGCTACAAGACTCCGCTCACGGCGCGCCATCCGCTGAACGCCGACCGCCGCTTACCGGTCTACGTCGCCAACTTCGTGCTGATGGATTACGGGACCGGCTCGATCTTCGGCTGTCCGGCACACGACCAGAGAGATTTGGACTTTGCGCGCAAGTACGACCTCTCGGTCACGCCGGTGGTTCTGCCGCCCGACGCCGACCCGGCGGCCTTCGCGATCGGCGACGAGGCCTACGTCGGCGACGGCAGCATCTACAATTCCGAGTTTCTGAACGGGCTGAGCGTGCCGGACGCCAAGCGCCGTGTCGTCGAGCGGCTTGCGGAACTGACCGCGGGCCGGGGCACGGTACAGTTCCGTCTGCGCGATTGGGGCGTGTCCCGGCAGCGCTACTGGGGCTGCCCGATTCCGGTGATCCACTGCGCCGCTTGCGGCCCGGTCCCGGTGCCGGACGAACAGCTGCCGGTGACCCTGCCGGAGGATGTCGGCTTCGATACGCCGGGCAACCCCCTTGCGCATCATCCCACCTGGAAACAGGTCGACTGCCCGCGCTGCGGCGCCGCGGCCGAGCGCGACACCGACACAATGGATACCTTCGTCGACAGCTCCTGGTATTTCGCGCGCTTCTGTTCGCCGCGCGCCGAGCAGCCGCTCGATTCGGCAGCCTCCAACTATTGGCTACCCGTCGATCAGTACATCGGCGGCGTCGAGCACGCCGTTCTGCATCTGCTCTACGCGCGTTTCTTCACGCGCGCCCTGCAGCGCTTCGGGACGGTCGAGGCGGCCGAACCCTTCGCCGGCCTCTTTACCCAAGGGATGATCACCCACGCCACCTATCGGGCCGAAGACGGCGCGTGGATCGAGCCCAGCGAAGTGGCTCAGGCCGAGACCGGCGGCCTCAAGACGGGCGACGGCCGCGCCGTGACCCAGGGCCGCGTCGAAAAGATGTCCAAGTCGAAGCGCAACACGGTCGACCCGGCAACCATCATCGAGACCTACGGCGCTGACACGGCACGCTGGTTCATGCTCTCCGACTCGCCGCCCGAGCGCGAGATGGAGTGGACCGACGCCGGTATCGAAGGCGCCTGGCGCTTCGTCAATCGCCTGTGGCGACTGGTCGAGAGCGCGCTCGACAATCTGCCGCCCCAGGGAACGCCCCGACCGGCAGTCATCGAGGGACCGGCTCTCGACCTGCGCCGGCAGGTGCACAAGGCCGTCGCCGGAGTCACCCACGACATCGAGGCCTTCCACTTCAACAAGGCAGTGGCACGCCTTTATGAACTGACCAACGGACTCTCGGGCTACGACGCGCGAGACGCCGCGGGACTCTGGGTCCTGCGCGAGGCCCTGGAGATGCTGGTGCGCCTGACCGGACCGATGATGCCGCACCTGACCGAGGAGCTCTGGCAGCGCCTGGGCCACACCGGCCTGCTGGCAGACGCCGTCTGGCCCGACGCCGAGCGCGACCTGCTGATCGAGGAGTCGGTGGTTCTGGCCGTTCAGGTCAACGGCAAGAAGCGTGCGACAATCGAACTGCCGCGCGATGCCGACAAGCAGGCCGCCGAAGAGGCCGCTTTGGCCGATCCCGCCGTACAGCGGGCCCTGCAAGGGCACGCCCTCCGCAAGGTGATCGTTGTGCCCAACCGAATCGTCAACCTGGTGATCTAAGCCGTGACTGTCTCACGCCGCCATCTGCTTCTATTCGCTCTGCTGGCAGCCCCTGTCGTGCTGACGGGCTGCCGCGTGCAGCCGCTCTATGGGTCTTTCAATCCCGTCGGGCCCTCGGAGTCTTACCAAAGCGAGGAGGATCTGAGGGCGATCCGGATCCAGCCGATCCCAAATCGGGTGGGACAGCAGGTGCACAACGCACTGCGCAACGAACTCACCCCGAGCGGTCAACCGAGCAATCCGGCCTACACCCTGACCACCACAATCGAGGAAAGCATCGGTGAGCGTCTGCTGGCCACGGATGCAACGGCAACCCGTGCGCAGCTGAGGCTGAGGGCCAGGTATACGCTTTCGCTGACGGCCAACGGCACGCAGTTGGCGAGCGGCAACGCCACCGCCATCTCGGCCTACGATATCGTCGAGACCGAGTACGCCACCCATCGCGCGGAATTGGATGCCCGCGCCCGCGGGGCCGAGGAAGTCGCCCGCCAGATACGAACGCGCCTGGCTTCTTGGTTCATCGAAGCTCGGGCCGACGGTACGCTTGCGCGCAAGCTCTACATCGGCGAGTAGCCAGCGGCCATGAAGGTCCAGCCTGCCCGGGCCGATGCCTTCTGCGCCAAGCCGGATCCGGCCTT is part of the Algihabitans albus genome and harbors:
- a CDS encoding DUF3576 domain-containing protein, giving the protein MSAVMISNGRRGWRGAAVLAVLLSLSLAACGGNGGTRTVYPDDDRRETGDNAYDVSSEGGVFGPSGLDIFGSNDTPEGVAGGTGIGVNAFLWRASLDTVSFMPLSSADPFGGVIITDWYSPPESPEERFKVNVFILGRDLRADGVRARVFRQINGGGEGGVTWKDAQVGDTTGIDLENAILTRARELRIAALN
- the leuS gene encoding leucine--tRNA ligase translates to MPERPHAQMSRYNAKEIEVKWQSAWSNADCFRAEEAPGREKYYVLEMFPYPSGRIHMGHVRNYTIGDVIARYKRARGFNVLHPMGWDAFGLPAENAAMERKIHPAKWTYDNIAAMRDQLKSMGLSLDWSREFATCDPEYYAQQQRLFLEFMAHDLVYRKETWVNWDPVDHTVLANEQVIDGKGWRSGAPVERRNLPGWFFKITAFAEELLDELQRMERWPEKVRLMQANWIGRSEGARVFFPLEGAPAAETHGPLEVFTTRPDTLFGASFCALSPHHPLTAALAATDPDLRAFVAECDRLGTSEEAIETAEKRGYKTPLTARHPLNADRRLPVYVANFVLMDYGTGSIFGCPAHDQRDLDFARKYDLSVTPVVLPPDADPAAFAIGDEAYVGDGSIYNSEFLNGLSVPDAKRRVVERLAELTAGRGTVQFRLRDWGVSRQRYWGCPIPVIHCAACGPVPVPDEQLPVTLPEDVGFDTPGNPLAHHPTWKQVDCPRCGAAAERDTDTMDTFVDSSWYFARFCSPRAEQPLDSAASNYWLPVDQYIGGVEHAVLHLLYARFFTRALQRFGTVEAAEPFAGLFTQGMITHATYRAEDGAWIEPSEVAQAETGGLKTGDGRAVTQGRVEKMSKSKRNTVDPATIIETYGADTARWFMLSDSPPEREMEWTDAGIEGAWRFVNRLWRLVESALDNLPPQGTPRPAVIEGPALDLRRQVHKAVAGVTHDIEAFHFNKAVARLYELTNGLSGYDARDAAGLWVLREALEMLVRLTGPMMPHLTEELWQRLGHTGLLADAVWPDAERDLLIEESVVLAVQVNGKKRATIELPRDADKQAAEEAALADPAVQRALQGHALRKVIVVPNRIVNLVI
- the lptE gene encoding LPS assembly lipoprotein LptE → MTVSRRHLLLFALLAAPVVLTGCRVQPLYGSFNPVGPSESYQSEEDLRAIRIQPIPNRVGQQVHNALRNELTPSGQPSNPAYTLTTTIEESIGERLLATDATATRAQLRLRARYTLSLTANGTQLASGNATAISAYDIVETEYATHRAELDARARGAEEVARQIRTRLASWFIEARADGTLARKLYIGE